The Rhodobium gokarnense genomic interval GCCCGGGACTGACCCAGCCCTACACCGACGACGAGCGCCAGATCCTGAGGACCGCGATGGCGGTGGCGGCGCAGCAAAGCGACCGCGACGCCCGTCCCCCGGAGCTGGCCGAGGCCGAACTGGTGGTGACGGAGGCCCACGCCAAGGCGGTCGACGTCATCCTGGCCGCGGCCGGCCGCGACCGCTCCGAGATCGACATCATCGGCTTTCACGGCCAGACGGTGTTCCACGCGCCCGACCGGCACCTGACCATCCAGCTCGGTGACGGCAACGCGCTGTCGCGGGCGACCGGCATTCCCGTCGTCTTCGATTTCCGCAAGTCCGACGTTGCCGCCGGCGGCCAGGGCGCGCCGATGGTCCCGGTCTATCACCGGGCGCTGGCCGACCAGAGCGGCCTTGAGCGGCCGCTCGCCATCATCAATCTCGGCGGCGTTGCCAATTTCACCTGGATCGGCCGCGACGGCGCAATGGTCGCCTGTGACACCGGACCGGCGAGCGCGCTGATCGACGACTGGGTGTTTTCCCATTCCGGCGCCGCCTTCGACATGGACGGCGAGCTTGCGGCCTCCGGAACGGTCGACCGGGGGGTGCTCGGTGCCCTGCTGGACAATCCCTATTTCGGGTTGCCGGCGCCGAAGTCTTTGGACCGGCACGCCTTTTCGCTCGATCCGGTGAGGGGGCTGTCACTGGAGGACGGGGCGGCGACGCTGACCGCGTTCACCGCCGAGACGCTCGCCATCGGCCTGAAACGGGTGCCGGAGACGCCGCGCATGCTGGTCGTTTGCGGCGGCGGCGCGCACAACCCGTCCCTGTTGTCGGCGATCGAACGGGCGACGGGCATCTTCACGGTGGTCACCGGCGAAGCGCTCGGCTGGTCGTCAGACCACATCGAGGCGGAGGCCTTCGGCTATCTCGCGGTCCGGCGGATGCTGTTCCTGCCGATCAGCTTTCCGATGACGACGGCCGTCGATGCGCCGATGATGGGCGGCGAGATCGCCGCGCCGAAATAGGGCGCCGAGACCGGACGTTTCTGACTTAAGCGGCGTCGGTGATCGCGGCCAGCCGCCGGTCGACATAGTCGGAGCAGACGCCGACCAGTTCTTCCACGTGATTCTCGAAGAAATGGTTGGCGCCGGAGATCGTCGTCTGGTCGATGACGATGCCCTTCTGGGTCTTCAGCTTGTCGACGAGCGCCTGGACGTCCTTGACCGGCACCACCTTGTCGGCGTCGCCATGGGCGATCAGGCCGGACGAGGGGCAGGGGGCCAGGAACGAGAAATCGTTGAGATTGGCCGGCGGGGCGATCGAGATGAAGCCTTCCACTTCCGGGCGCCGCATCAGCAGTTGCATGCCGATCCAGGCGCCGAAGGAAAAGCCGGCGATCCAGCAGGCGCGGGCGTCGGGGTGGATGGTCTGCACCCAGTCGAGCGCGGCGGCGGCATCGGACAACTCGCCCGAGCCGTGGTCGAACTCGCCCTGGCTGCGGCCGACGCCGCGGAAGTTGAAGCGCAGCACCGCAAACTCGCGTTTCGCGAACATATAGAACAGCTGGTAGACGATCTGATTGTTCATCGTCCCGCCGAACTGCGGATGCGGGTGCAGGATGAGGGCGATCGGTGCGTTGCGGCTCTTGGCGGGCTGAAACCGCCCTTCCAGTCGGCCCGCAGGACCGTTGAAAATGACTTCCGGCATGGTGCGTTGGGGTCTCTCTGAGGCGTTTTACGGGAACGTTACTCTTGTCGATCGCAGGGACCTTCAGCCTCGGGCGATCCTTGACTTGGATATAGGGGCTCCCTAGAACTTTGCTAAGAGCTAATTTGCTTGTCCGACCGGACCTTGACCCCGGCCAGGGCGGCGCGAAATGGACATGAGGGGAGTTTCGTCTCCCCAAACTCGTCTTCTTAGACAGGTGCCCGCGTTTTCTCAAGGCGGGTTTTGTCGGGGAGCATCCGGTCCTTGCGTTTCAGCGCCTTCCTGCCTTGGCCGTGTCAGGCCGGCCCGACACCGGGGCGATGGCAACGAGGCGATGCAGGAAACCGTGACCGAGAACAGAGCCTATCTCGACTGGAATGCGACGACACCGCTGCGGCTTGATGCCCGCGCGGCGATGGCGGCTGCGTTCGACGTTGTCGGCAATCCGTCCTCCGTCCACGGCGAGGGCCGCAAGGCGGCGGCGATCCTGCGCGATGCCCGCGATGCGGTCGCCGACCTCGTCGGCGCTGCGTCCGACCGCGTCGTCTTCACCAGCGGCGGCACGGAGGCGAATGCCGCCGTCGTCCGTCCCGATCTCTATGACAGGATCATCGTCTCCGCCGTGGAGCACGATTCCGTCAAGGCGGCGGCCTCAAGCGATCCGGCAAGGCTCGTGACCATTCCCGTCGACGTGACGGGAGAGATCGATCTCACGGCCCTCGACCGCCTGCTCGACCAGACGGCCGGAGCGCGCGTGCTCGTCTCCGTCATGCTCGCCAACAACGAGGTCGGCACGATCCAGCCGGTCGCCGAGGCGGCCGAGCTCTGCCACGCCCATGGCGCCGTCATCCATTGCGATGCCGTCCAGGCGGTCGGCAAGCTGCCGGTGTCGATGGCGGCCCTCGGCGTCGATTTCCTGACGCTCTCAGGCCACAAGTTCGGCGGCCCGAAGGGCGTCGGCGCGATCGTTTGCGGGCCCTCCGCCGCGGTTACCCCGCTCATTCGCGGCGGCGGCCAGGAGCGGCGCCAGCGGGCCGGTACGGAGAATCTCATCGGCATTGCCGGCATGGGCGCGGCCATTCGGGCCGCGGCAGACGGCATGGACGATTGGGGCCGCGTTGCGGCGTTGCGTGACCGCATCGAGGATTTCGTCGGCAAGCTGCCGGGCGTCGGGGCCAGCGCGCCGGTGCTGATCGCGCCCGAGAAGCGCCTTCCCAACACCACGGCGGTTGCATTGCCGGGCCTGAAGGCCGACATGATGGTGATGACGCTGGACCTTGAGGGCGTTGCGGTGAGCGCGGGCGCGGCCTGCTCGTCCGGCAAGGTCAAGCGGTCGGACGTCCTTGCGGCGATGGGCGCGCCGGCGGCGATCGCCGATGCCACCATCCGCGTCAGCCTCGGCTGGGAGACCGGCGAGAAGGACGTGGACCGCTTTTGCACCGCCTTTGAAACACTCTATCGCCGCTGGCGCCAGCGCCTCGGCGCCGACAGGCTTGAAGTGGCGTAACGGGGCCTGAGCCCCGCCGTCCAAGGGAGACGAACAGACATGGCAGCCGTCAAGGAAACCGTCGATCAGGTCGCCGAACTGGAGCGCTACAAGTACGGCTTCGTCACGGACATCGAATCGGAATTCGCGCCGAAGGGCCTCAACGAGGACGTGGTGCGGTTCATTTCCGCCAAGAAGGGCGAGCCGGACTGGCTGACGGACTGGCGGCTCGAGGCGTTCCGGCGCTGGCAGACCCTGAAGGAGCCGAGCTGGGCCAAGCTCGGCTATCCGCCGGTCGATTTCCAGGACCTCTACTACTACGCCGCGCCGAAGAAGAAGGAGGGGCCGAAATCGCTCGACGAGGTCGATCCGGAACTGTTGGCGACCTATGAGAAGCTCGGCATCCCCTTGCGGGAGCAGGAGATCCTCGCCGGCGTCGAGGGCACGGAAAACCGCGTCGCCGTCGATGCCGTGTTCGATTCCGTTTCCGTCGTCACCACCTTCAAGGAGAAGCTGGAGGAGGCCGGCGTCATCTTCTGCCCGATCTCGGAGGCCGTACATCGCTGTCCGGAAATCGTGCAGAAATATCTCGGCTCGGTGGTGCCGATCACCGACAATTTCTATGCGACGCTGAACTCGGCGGTGTTCTCCGACGGCTCCTTCGTCTACGTGCCGGAGGGCGTCAAATGCCCGATGGAGCTCTCCACCTATTTCCGCATCAACGCCCAGAACACCGGCCAGTTCGAGCGCACGCTGATCATCGCCGACAAGGGCGCCTACGTCTCCTATCTGGAGGGCTGCACGGCGCCGCAGCGCGACGAGAACCAGCTCCATGCCGCGGTCGTTGAACTGGTCGCGCTGGAGGACGCGGAGATCAAATACTCCACGGTGCAGAACTGGTATCCGGGCGACAAGGACGGCAAGGGCGGCATCTATAATTTCGTCACCAAGCGTGGCGACTGCCGCGGCGCGCGCTCCAAGATCTCCTGGACGCAGGTGGAAACCGGCTCGGCGATTACCTGGAAATATCCGAGCTGCATCCTGCGCGGCGACGACAGCGTCGGCGAATTCTATTCCATCGCCATCACCAATGGCCGCCAGCAGGCCGACACCGGCACCAAGATGATGCATCTGGGCCGGAACACTTCCAGCCGGATCATCTCCAAGGGCATTTCGGCCGGCCATTCGTCGAACACCTATCGCGGCCTCGTCTCGGCCCATGGCAAGGCGAAGAACGCGCGCAACTACACCCAGTGCGATTCGCTGCTGATCGGCGACAAATGCGCCGCGCACACGGTGCCTTATATCGAGGCCAAGACCGCCAGCGCCGTCTTCGAGCACGAGGCGACGACGTCGAAAATCTCCGACGACCAGATGTTCTATTGCATGTCGCGCGGGCTCTCCGACGAGGAGGCCGTGGCGCTGATCGTCAACGGCTTCGTCAAGGAGGTGATCCAGCACCTGCCGATGGAGTTCGCGGTGGAAAGCCAGAAGCTCATCAACATCTCGCTGGAAGGCAGCGTCGGCTAGGCGCGCTGGAACAGCGGACCGACACGATCGATATCAGCCGGCCGGGGCGAAAAACCGGCAAGGGCAAGGGAAGAAAGAATGCTTGAGATCAAGAACCTCCACGTCGCCGTCGACGGCAACGAAATCCTGAAGGGCATCGACCTGACGGTGAAGCCCGGCGAGGTGCACGCCATCATGGGCCCGAACGGCTCGGGCAAGTCGACGCTCTCCTATGTGCTCGCGGGCAAGGACGACTACGACATCACCGAGGGCGAGGTTCTCTTCAACGGCGAGAACCTCCTGGAAATGGAGCCGAACGAGCGTGCCGTCGCCGGCATGTTCTTGGCCTTCCAGTACCCGATCGAGATCCCGGGCGTCGCCACCATGACGTTCCTGAAGACGGCGCTCAACGCGGTCCGCAAGGAACGCGGCAAGGACGAACTCTCCACGCCGGAATTCATGAAGCTTGTCAAAGAGAAGGCTGCAAAACTTAATGTATCGCAGGAGATGCTGCGGCGGCCGCTCAATGTGGGCTTTTCCGGCGGCGAGAAGAAGCGCGCGGAAATCCTGCAGATGGCGCTCCTGGAGCCGAGCCTGTGCGTCCTCGACGAGACGGACTCCGGCCTCGACATCGATGCGCTCCGGGTCGTTTCCGACGGCGTCAACGCCCTGCGCGCGCCGGAGCGCTCGATGATCGTCATCACCCATTACCAGCGCCTCCTCGACCATATCGTGCCGGACATCGTCCACGTCATGGCCCGCGGCCGCATCCAGCGGACCGGCGGCAAGGAACTGGCCAAGGAACTGGAGGCCAAGGGCTACGCCGATTACGTCGGCGAGGCGGCGGCGTGAGGCCGTTTCAGCCCGCCATCGCCGCACCAAATCTGTTGAGGACCCCGCCGCAATGACCGTCAAGCCCGATATCCCGAGAACGCCGGCCGAGGAGGAAATCCTCAAGCGGTTCGAGGATTGCGACCCGCGCGATGCCCTTTCGTCCTTGCGCGAGACCGCCATGGAGACTTTCGCCAGGACCGGCCTGCCGCACCGGCGCGTGGAGGCCTATCACTACACCGACCTCAAGGCCCTGATACGCGCTGTGCCGCCGCGCGGCTCGCAGCCGGCGGACGAACTGGCCCAGGCGACGATGGCGGGCGCGCCCGACTGGGGCGCGGCAAAGGTCAATCGCCTCGTCCTCATCGACGGCCATTTCGTCGCCGGCCTCTCCGATGCGGATGCGCTCGGCGAAGGCGTCGGCTTCATCCCGCTGGCAAAGGCGCTGTCGGAGAAGAGCGTCATCCTTGAGCGCGTCGGCACGCTGCCGGTCGCCGAAACCGACCCGGAGCTGGCGCTCAACACCGCCTTCATGCAGGACGGCGCCGTGCTTGAGATCGCGCCTGGCGCGATGGTCACAACGCCGATCGAGATCCTGCACCTGGCGACGGGCGAGGTGGCGAGCTTTCCACGCCATCTGGTGCTGGTCGGCAAGGGCGCCTCGGTCAACCTCGTCGAGACCTATTCCGGGCCGGCGGAGACCGCCTACCAGGTCCACGCGACGAGCGAGGTGGAGATCGGGGAGGGCGCTACGGTCACCTTCCTGAAGCGCCAGGAGGACGGCAGCGCCGCCATTCACCTGTCGACGACGGTGGTGCGGCTGGCTGAGGAGGCGCGCTACCACCAGACCGGCTTTGCCATCGGCGCGTCGCTCGCCCGGGCCCAGAGCTTCGTCACCTTCGCCGGCACCGGCGCGGAGGCGACCCTCGACGGCGCCATCCTCGGCCGCGACAGGCAGCATCTCGACACCACCATGGTGATCGACCACGCGGTTCCCGGCTGCAACAGCAAGGAGGTCATCCGCGCTGCGATCGACGACCGCGCCAAGGGCATCTTCCAGGGCCGCATCGTGGTGCGCCCCGACGCCCAGCAGACCGACGGGCGGATGATGTCGCGGGCGCTGCTCCTGTCCGACGGTGCCGAGGTCGACACCAAGCCGGAGCTGGAGATCTTTGCCGACGACGTCCAGTGCGCCCACGGCGCGACGTCGGGCGAGATCGACGAGGGCATGATGTTCTACCTGATGTCCCGCGGCATCCCGGCGGACGAGGCCGAGACCATGCTGATCGCCGCCTTCCTTGAGGAAGTGGTTGACGCGATCGATCCGGAGCCCCTGCGCGAGGCGCTGTCGGCGCGCATCGAAATGTGGCTCGGCGAACGGCGGAGGCCGGCATGAACGTCGACGCAGCAGCGACCCTGAAGCACGAAGACTACGACGTTGCGCGGGTGCGGGCGGATTTCCCGATCCTGTCGCGCGAGGTCTACGGCAAGCCGCTGGTCTATCTCGACAATGGCGCCTCGGCGCAGAAGCCCCAGCGGGTCATCGACCGCATCACGCGCGCCTATTCGGAGGAATACGCCAACGTGCACCGCGGGCTGCATTTCCTCTCCAACCTTGCGACCGAGAATTTCGAGAACGCGCGCGAGACCGTGCGCCGCTACCTGAACGCGGCGTCCGGCGACGAGATCATTTTCACGCGCTCCTCGACCGAGGCGATCAACCTCGCTGCCGCCTCCTATGGCGGCATGGTGCTGGGCGAGGGCGACGAGGTGGTGCTTTCCGTCATGGAGCACCATTCCAACATCGTGCCCTGGCACTTCCACCGCGAGCGCGCCGGCGCCGTCCTGAAATGGGTGCCGGTGGACGACGAGGGGGCGTTCTCGCTGGAGGATTTCGAGGCGACTCTCAGTCCACGCACGAAGCTCGTCGCCATCACCCACATGTCGAACGTCACCGGCACCATCGTGCCGATCAAGGACGTCTGCCGCATCGCCCATGCGCGCGGCATTCCGGTGCTGGTCGACGGCAGCCAGTCGGCGGTTCACATGCCCGTCGACGTGCAGGATCTCGACGCCGATTTCTACGTCTTCACCGGTCACAAGCTCTACGGCCCGTCGGGCGTCGGCGTGCTCTACGGCAAGAAGGCGCTCTTGGAAGAGATGCCGCCGTTCCTCGGCGGCGGCGAGATGATCCTCGATGTGGCCGAGGAGGGCGTCACCTATGCCGAGCCGCCGCACCGCTTCGAGGCCGGCACGCCGCCGATCGTGCAGGCGATCGGGCTTGCTGAAGCCATTGATTACGTTGAGGAGATCGGCCGCGATGCCATCGCCCGCCACGAGGCGCGGCTGAAGGACTACGCCCATGAGCGGCTGAAGGCGATCAACAGCGTCCGGATCATCGGCACGACGCCGGAAAAGGGCGCCATTGTCTCCTTCGAGGTGGCTGGCGCCCACGCCCACGACATCGCCACGATCATCGACCGCTCCGGCGTTGCGGTCCGGGCCGGCACCCATTGCGCCCAGCCGCTGCTGAAGCGCTTCGGCGTCACCTCGACCTGCCGGGCGTCGTTCGCGCTCTACAACACGACCGAAGAGATCGACCGTCTCGCCGAGGCGGTCCAGAAAGCCCATGAGTTCTTCGCTTGAGGATCCGGACATGACCGAAGAAAGCACCGCCCGCAAGACCGTCGACGAGGCCGGGACGACGACTGAAGATGCGGCCTTCGAGCGGTCCGGCGACGTCGAGATGGCGTTTTCCGCCCCGGCGCTCGGGACCGACGAGGCCGAGCAGCTTCGCCGCGACATCATCCTGGCGCTGAAGACGGTCTACGATCCGGAAATCCCGGCCGACATCTATGAACTCGGCCTGATCTACGAGGTCGCGGTCGATGCCGACCGCAATGTCGGCGTTGTGATGACGCTGACCGCGCCCGGCTGCCCCGTCGCCGGCGAGATGCCGGGCTGGGTGGCGAATGCGGTCTCCACGGTGCCGGGCCTCGGCCAGGTCGACGTGGAGATGGTGTTCGAGCCGATGTGGAACCCGGATCGGATGTCCGACGAGGCCCGGGTCCAGCTCGACTTCTTCTATTGATCACCCTCCACGAGAGGAGACGACCATGACTGCAATGAAATCCCGCTTCGATGTGCTCTCGCTGACGCCGGCAGCGGCGGCGCGGGTGCGCGAGATCGTGGAGAATTCCGAGGCCGGCAGCGGCGGCCTCCGGATCGGCGTCAAGAACGGCGGCTGCGCCGGCATGTCCTACACCATGGACCTCGCCAGTGCGCCCGAAGCGGGCGACGAGGTGGTCACTGCGGACGGCGCGACGGTCTATGTGGACCCGAAGGCGGTGCTGTTCCTGCTCGGCACGGAGCTCGACTACGAGGAGACCAAGCTGCGCTCCGGCTTCGTCTTCAACAATCCGAACCAGACGTCGGCCTGCGGCTGCGGCGAATCGGTGGCGCTGACGGCGGCCGATCCGGCAGCGCTCCAGAACTGATCCGGGGGCTTACCGCCGCAATGACCGTTTTCGACCGTCTGAAGGCGGCAACGCCCAGTTCCTGGCGCGCCTATACCGACCATGAATTCGTTCGGCAGATGGGCGACGGCTCGCTCTCCCAGGACGCGTTCCGGCACTATCTGGTCCAGGACTACCTGTTCCTCATCCATTTCGCGCGTGCCTATGCGCTCGCCGTCTACAAGGGCCGCAACCTCGCTGACATGCGCGCGGCGGCGGCCGGTATTTCGGCGATCCTCGATGTTGAGATGAACCTCCACCTGAAGCTCTGCGGCGAATGGGGGCTGGCGCCGGAAGAGATCGAGGCGGCACCGGAGGCACGCGCCACCATGGCCTATACCCGCTTCGTGCTCGACACGGGGCTGAGGGGCGACCTCCTAGACCTCCATGTGGCGCTTGCGCCCTGCATCATCGGTTATGCGGAGATCGGGGCGGCGCTCGCGGAAGTCCCCGGTGCGCTTGAGGAGGCGAATCCCTATTCGGTGTGGATCCGGGAGTATGCCGGCACCGAGTACCAGGAAATCGCCGAAGCTGCCCGGGCCAACCTCGACCGGCTGGCGGCCGACAGCCTGACGGAGGCGCGGTTTCCGAAGCTCTCCGTCATCTTCGACCAGGCGACGCGGCTGGAAGCCGACTTCTGGCAGATGGGGCTCGAACGGGCGCTTTGAGGGCGGCGTGCCCGCGCGCGGACACTGAGCCTCCCCAACACACGGCCATCCACAACGCAAAAAGGCCCGTCGGGCGGGCCTTTCCTGAACGCTGGATAGTTTTGCTGGATCGTCGTCAGGCGACGGCCTGGCGGTATTCGCCGACCTCCGGGTCGGTCTCGCACAGCACCTTGTTGCGGCCGGTGCGCTTGGCGGCATACATGCACTGGTCGGTGCGCTCGATGAAGTCGCCGACGCCTTCGCTCGGATGGTAGAGCGCGACGCCGATCGAAATCGTGATGCGGCCGAGATGCTCGCCCGTGGAGCGCTTGATCAGTTCCTTCGACATCACCGACTTGCGGATGTGCTCGGCCACGGTGACGGCCTGGCGCAGATGGGTGCGCGGCAGGATCACGGCAAATTCCTCGCCGCCATAGCGGCAGGGGATGTCCTGACCCTTGACGTTCTGCTTCACCGCGAGCGCGACGAGGCGCAGCACCTGGTCGCCGGTCTGGTGGCCGTAGGTGTCGTTGAAGCGCTTGAAATGGTCGATGTCGGTCATCAGGAGCGCAAGCGGCTCGCCGGTCTCGTCGGCCTTGGCGAGCGCGCGGTCGATCGACTGGTCGAAATGCTTGCGGTTGGCGAGCGTCGTCAACTCGTCCGTCAGCGACTCAAAGCGGATCACCTCAAGGTTCGACTGCAGCTCGGTGATCTGGCGCTGGGATTCTTCGAGCTGGGTGCGGAGGTTTTTGTTGATACCGCTGTTTTCCTCGTTCGCGGAGATCAGGTCCTTGACGATCTCGCGGATGCGGGACAGGTCGGTGGTGTTGGAGAGCTTTTGGTTGGCGCCGTTGAGGGAGCTCTCATAGGCCGTCGATTCCGCAAGCGAGCATTCGATCATGCTGATCACCTGGGAAATCTCTTCCGACACCTGGCTGCCGACGTCCTCGATCTGCTCGCCGATGCGGCGGGGCGACAAGTATTCGGCATAGATGTTGTCGATGTCGGTCGCGGTGATGCGGCCGCGGTCGCGCAGGATATCGTTGATGGCCTTGTTGAGGCCGATGTTGAACCCTGCAGAATAAGTGTACCAGAACTCATAGTTACGGGGAAAAGCCGACACCTGGTTGCGCTTGATCAGACTAAGCGCGTTTTCACCGTAAGAAATCGTTCTTTCAAAATCGTCTTGACTGGTCATAGTCCTCCCCCGGCGGCACGCCTTGCGGCCGCACCGCTTCCGAACACAATCTCGGAATTAGGCGTTAATGAGCATGGTCGGGAGCGGTTAAGGCCGCGTTAAATCGACCGTAGAAAACCCTATTTTGTGGTCTTCTTGGGCAGCCTGACGGGGCGCAGCAGGAAGGCGGGGACGTGGTCGCCGAGACCGATCACCGGCTCGTCCTGCTGCTTGCCGGAATTCCTGCCGGAGCGACGGCCCTTGCCGGATTTGCCCTGGTCCGATCCCTTGGCGCGGGATTTCGGCTGTTCCCTGGGCTCGCTGCGCGTGTCGTCGCCGGCCTTGGCCGGCTCCTTGCGGCCGCTCGATCTTTCCGGACGGGCGGACTTTTCGGTGCCGCCGCCGGTATCGGGCTCGGCCTTTTTCCGGGACGAGGAGCGCCTGCCGCGCTTGCGGCCGTCGTCGTCGCCCTTGCCCTTCACGGCATCGCCGATCCATTCGATCGAAAAGCCGATCAGGTCCTCGATCGCCTTGACGTATTTGCTGTCGCCGGGCGTGACGAGGCCGATTGCGGCGCCCTTGCGACCGGCGCGGCCGGTGCGGCCGATGCGGTGGACGTAGTCTTCCGCATGTGTCGGAATGTCATAGTTGAAGACGTGGCTGACGGCCGGGATGTCGAGGCCGCGGGCGGCGACGTCGCTGGCCACCATGATGGCGATCTTGCCGGCGCGGAAATCGTCCAGCATGGCCATGCGCGCGTGCTGGTCCATGTCGCCGTGCAGGGCGCCGGCATTGAAGCCGTGGCGCTGCAGCGAGCGGGCCACGGTGGCGACGTCGCGCTTGCGGTTGCAGAAGACAATGGCGTTCTGCAGGTCCTCCGACGTGCGGATGAGCTCGCGCAGGGTCTCGCGCTTGTCGTGCGGCTCGCGGCCGGTGGCGATCAGCCGCTGGCTCACCGTGGAGACGGTGGAGGCGGGCTTGGAGACCTCGATCCGGGTCGGATTGTGCAGGAACTGCTCGGTCAGCCGCTGGATCTCCGGCGGCATCGTGGCCGAGAAGAACAGCGTCTGGCGGGTGAAGGGAATCAGCTTCGAAATGCGCTCGATGTCCGGGATGAAGCCCATGTCGAGCATGCGGTCGGCCTCGTCGATGACGAGGATCTCGACGCCCTGCAGCAACAGCTTGCCGCGCTCGAAATGGTCGAGCAGGCGGCCGGGCGTCGCGATCAGCACGTCGGCGCCGCGGCTCAGCTTGCGGTCCTGTTCGTCGAACGAGACGCCACCGATGAGGAGCGCCACCGTCAGCTTGTGGTTGATGCCGTAGCGGGAGAAGTTCTCCTCGACCTGGGCGGCAAGCTCGCGGGTCGGTTCCAGGATCAGCGTGCGCGGCATGCGCGCCCGTGCCCGGCCCTTTTCCAGGAGCGTCAGCATCGGCAGGGTGAAGGAGGCGGTCTTGCCGGTGCCGGTCTGGGCGATGCCGAGGACATCGCGGCGCTGCAGCACGTGCGGGATCGCCCCGGCCTGAATCGGGGTCGGGTTCTCGTACCCGGCCGCCGTTACGGCGTCGAGCACCTTCGGACTCAGTCCAAGTTCGGAAAAGCTTTGTTGTTCAGTCAGTGGTGGTCGCCTCTTGCGACATGACCTTCCGTCCGGGCGGACGATCTTCATTGAATGCTGGAGATTGCCCGGAACATAGCGTGGACGGGCGGCCTGTCAATCGTGCTCACAGGGTTCGTGTCGTTTCTTTCCGTGTTGGTTACCAGTCGAATGCAGTTTTGTCACCCGTCGCGGCAAACAGTTTTCGCCGCGCCAGGCGCGTCCCCGGGCACAAATCCTATTCCGGCAAAGGGTGCGCCGCCAAAGGCGCGAACCATAGGGCACAAATCGACGCAGATATCACCGCATCGCAAAGGATGCCGGACGTAGTCGATCGGGCGCGGTCCCTGCCTGCCGGCTTCAGTTGCTCGCCGGCTGAAACATGTAGGTGCCGTCCTCGTTGAAGAACGCCTCGTAGGTGGTGTCGTTGGCATCGCCTGCGCCGACCTCCACGAAGAGCGTCAGGCCGAACTGATCGATCTCGAAATTATAGCCGGTGAGCTTGAGCTTGCGGTCGTGGATCTCGGTCAGCTCGATCGTCGAGACGACCGCATCGGCGGAAACCTTCTGGATGAAGAAGCGGATGACGTCGGGCTCCGCCTCGCGCCGAATGATCGCGCGGTAGTGGCCCTCGGCATCATCCTTCTTCCACTCGCCGAAAATGCGCATATGGGTGATCGCCGGGTCGATGCCGGCGATCGCGTCGGAGACCTCGTCGGCGGATGCGGGCACCGACCAGAGGATGGCGGCAAGGGCGGCGCCGGCGACAATATTCGTGATGCGGGTGGCGGTCATGGCGTGGCCTCCATGGCGTTCGCGGACGGTTCTGGCGCCCGTGAGGTTTTCGCAAGCCTACGCGATCCGGCGCCGGTGCGCATCACGGTTCGATGAATGCGCCGGCGGCCGGTCCTTCTCCCGGCGGCGCCGTGGCCCTCAGCCGGCGGCGTTCAGTTGCTTCAGCGCTGCCGGCAGGTCGGCCGCATCGGCGTAAAGGTGTTCGAAATCGGCCGGGTAGCGGTCCCGGACCATCCGCACCAGGGCGGGATCGGCATAGTAGTCGACGAGGTCGTCGCGGCC includes:
- a CDS encoding cysteine desulfurase, translated to MNVDAAATLKHEDYDVARVRADFPILSREVYGKPLVYLDNGASAQKPQRVIDRITRAYSEEYANVHRGLHFLSNLATENFENARETVRRYLNAASGDEIIFTRSSTEAINLAAASYGGMVLGEGDEVVLSVMEHHSNIVPWHFHRERAGAVLKWVPVDDEGAFSLEDFEATLSPRTKLVAITHMSNVTGTIVPIKDVCRIAHARGIPVLVDGSQSAVHMPVDVQDLDADFYVFTGHKLYGPSGVGVLYGKKALLEEMPPFLGGGEMILDVAEEGVTYAEPPHRFEAGTPPIVQAIGLAEAIDYVEEIGRDAIARHEARLKDYAHERLKAINSVRIIGTTPEKGAIVSFEVAGAHAHDIATIIDRSGVAVRAGTHCAQPLLKRFGVTSTCRASFALYNTTEEIDRLAEAVQKAHEFFA
- a CDS encoding SUF system Fe-S cluster assembly protein, which gives rise to MTEESTARKTVDEAGTTTEDAAFERSGDVEMAFSAPALGTDEAEQLRRDIILALKTVYDPEIPADIYELGLIYEVAVDADRNVGVVMTLTAPGCPVAGEMPGWVANAVSTVPGLGQVDVEMVFEPMWNPDRMSDEARVQLDFFY
- the tenA gene encoding thiaminase II; its protein translation is MTVFDRLKAATPSSWRAYTDHEFVRQMGDGSLSQDAFRHYLVQDYLFLIHFARAYALAVYKGRNLADMRAAAAGISAILDVEMNLHLKLCGEWGLAPEEIEAAPEARATMAYTRFVLDTGLRGDLLDLHVALAPCIIGYAEIGAALAEVPGALEEANPYSVWIREYAGTEYQEIAEAARANLDRLAADSLTEARFPKLSVIFDQATRLEADFWQMGLERAL
- the sufA gene encoding Fe-S cluster assembly scaffold SufA, which encodes MKSRFDVLSLTPAAAARVREIVENSEAGSGGLRIGVKNGGCAGMSYTMDLASAPEAGDEVVTADGATVYVDPKAVLFLLGTELDYEETKLRSGFVFNNPNQTSACGCGESVALTAADPAALQN
- a CDS encoding DEAD/DEAH box helicase — encoded protein: MKIVRPDGRSCRKRRPPLTEQQSFSELGLSPKVLDAVTAAGYENPTPIQAGAIPHVLQRRDVLGIAQTGTGKTASFTLPMLTLLEKGRARARMPRTLILEPTRELAAQVEENFSRYGINHKLTVALLIGGVSFDEQDRKLSRGADVLIATPGRLLDHFERGKLLLQGVEILVIDEADRMLDMGFIPDIERISKLIPFTRQTLFFSATMPPEIQRLTEQFLHNPTRIEVSKPASTVSTVSQRLIATGREPHDKRETLRELIRTSEDLQNAIVFCNRKRDVATVARSLQRHGFNAGALHGDMDQHARMAMLDDFRAGKIAIMVASDVAARGLDIPAVSHVFNYDIPTHAEDYVHRIGRTGRAGRKGAAIGLVTPGDSKYVKAIEDLIGFSIEWIGDAVKGKGDDDGRKRGRRSSSRKKAEPDTGGGTEKSARPERSSGRKEPAKAGDDTRSEPREQPKSRAKGSDQGKSGKGRRSGRNSGKQQDEPVIGLGDHVPAFLLRPVRLPKKTTK
- a CDS encoding GGDEF domain-containing protein, whose translation is MTSQDDFERTISYGENALSLIKRNQVSAFPRNYEFWYTYSAGFNIGLNKAINDILRDRGRITATDIDNIYAEYLSPRRIGEQIEDVGSQVSEEISQVISMIECSLAESTAYESSLNGANQKLSNTTDLSRIREIVKDLISANEENSGINKNLRTQLEESQRQITELQSNLEVIRFESLTDELTTLANRKHFDQSIDRALAKADETGEPLALLMTDIDHFKRFNDTYGHQTGDQVLRLVALAVKQNVKGQDIPCRYGGEEFAVILPRTHLRQAVTVAEHIRKSVMSKELIKRSTGEHLGRITISIGVALYHPSEGVGDFIERTDQCMYAAKRTGRNKVLCETDPEVGEYRQAVA